A part of Clarias gariepinus isolate MV-2021 ecotype Netherlands chromosome 14, CGAR_prim_01v2, whole genome shotgun sequence genomic DNA contains:
- the LOC128541235 gene encoding butyrophilin-like protein 2, with protein METARTSCSFLLLLVFTCDGLHILGPSGPLTVQLGGSVMLPCFVETPLPIKELEVEWKRNDSGSLVHLWQEGESRPESQDHHYHKRANFFTEEIKHGNFSLLLTNVTQDDTGVYKCVVYTNQESDETLIVIKEIEHLIVSGAHVISAKAGEDITLNCSVDSHIIPKNIEEISWRKMDEDILVLLYQEGKVLTDSSHNRYRDRVEFFSTEERNKGNFSMKLKEVRTEDKGLYLCLAFSGTLSDNTSVEVQQLGFSSMHYGIVVLCILGFVMGSLILGCLAYTSFINNDHTAFTGLLDDNPGSLYQSLVSVKQCQARD; from the exons ATGGAGACTGCTCGAACAAGTTGCTCGTTTCTCTTGCTGTTGGTGTTCACCTGTGATG GGTTACATATCCTCGGTCCGTCTGGTCCTCTCACTGTCCAGCTGGGAGGCTCAGTGATGCTGCCCTGCTTTGTAGAAACTCCTCTACCAATTAAAGAACTGGAAGTGGAGTGGAAAAGAAACGACTCTGGATCTCTAGTGCACTTGTGGCAGGAGGGAGAGAGTCGACCAGAGTCTCAGGACCACCATTATCATAAAAGAGCTAATTTCTTCACAGAGGAGATTAAACATGGAAACTTCTCTCTGCTTCTTACAAATGTCACTCAAGATGATACAGGAGTCTATAAGTGTGTCGTTTACACAAACCAGGAATCTGATGAAACTTTGATTGTAATAAAGGAGATTG AACACTTGATTGTATCTGGAGCCCACGTTATATCTGCAAAAGCGGGTGAAGATATCACTCTGAATTGCTCTGTAGACTCACATATAATACCAAAAAATATAGAAGAGATCTCATGGAGGAAAATGGATGAAGATATCTTAGTTCTGCTCTATCAGGAGGGTAAGGTCCTGACAGACTCATCCCATAACAGATACAGAGACAGAGTGGAGTTCTTCAGCACTGAAGAAAGAAACAAGGGAAACTTCTCAATGAAACTGAAGGAAGTCCGAACTGAAGACAAAGGGCTGTATTTATGTTTAGCATTCTCTGGGACATTATCAGATAACACATCAGTGGAAGTGCAGCAGCTGG GTTTTTCCTCTATGCATTATGGAATTGTTGTTTTATGCATCCTTGGATTTGTAATGGGATCACTTATTCTAGGCTGCTTAGCTTATACATCTTTTATAAATAACG ATCACACTGCATTCACTGGTTTACTGGACGACAATCCTGGATCGCTGTATCAGTCACTGGTTTCAGTCAAACAGTGTCAGGCCAGAGATTAG